The genomic DNA TCGTTATTGCTAGTCCTAAACCAGTTCCTTCTATTTTTTGTTTTGTATTGCTTCCTCTATAATAACGATTAAACAAATTTGATGCTTCTTCTCTTGACATCCCTTTTCCATTATCAGATATAATGATTTCAATTCTTTCATTTAATGTTATATGTACACAAACTTTAGTATTTTTATCTCCATATGTAAAAGCATTGACAATAAGATTACTAAAAGCTCGTTTTAATAGTGTACAATCAAAATCAAAGTTAATATTATCTATATTACTCTTAAATTCAACTATATTTGATTCATATTCTGGATAATTTAAAATATCAATGGATAATTCTTTCAAAAATCTTACTAAATCATAATTATTTTTATTTAAAGGGATTATTCCATTTTTTAATTGATAGGTTAATTTTAAATCGTTTATAAGTGTATTTGTATATTCTATGTTCTTTAACATGATTGAAGCATATTTATGTACTTTTTCAGGTGAATAATTAGTACTACTATCTGTAAGAAGCTCTGCATACCCTTTTATTGGTGAAAGTGGAGTTTTTAAATCATGAGTTATATTTGAAATCCACTCTTCTCTCATAATATCAGTTTTATTTTGTATCTCATCACTTTTATGAATTTCTTCATTTAAAATATTTAAACTATTATATATATCAGCAAAAACACCTTTAATATTAACTGGAAGATAGCTTCGTTTTGAAATATCGCTAACAGCAGATGTAATATTTGATATGCACTTTGTTACCCAGTAACCATAAGCAATTCCAGAAACCAAAATTATTAAAAATATAATCCCTATGATTGAAAATATAATTGACTTACCACCTATAAATTTACCTCCATCAAAAAACATATTCACTTTAGATATATTTAATGGAAAATATATAATATAAATATAGTCATTTTTATTATTTTTAATTGTATTAAAGTATACAGTTCCATTACTTGAATTATTTTGGTTAGCTAATGCTAATAATTCAGAATTAGAATAATAATCTTTATGCTCTTTTGGTTCTAAAAACCCATAAACTCTATTTCCACTAGAATCTAAAATTTGCAACCACAATTGATTTTCTCGAAGTTTTTTTAATCCAGACTGTTTTACTTGTGGCTTATTATCTATAAATACGATTTGTTCATTAAAGTTTTCTGTAAATTTTTTCGGCCAGTCACTACGAATAAATTCCCCATTTGGTTTCTGAATAGTAATAAGTGATAAGAAAATACCTATTACTGTCAGGATTAAGCAAATAAAAATCATGAAAAAAATAATGTATGAATGAAATACTGTTTTATAACTAGGTTTATGCATTTAATCAACTCTTTTCTTAAACTTTTATTTTGATTGTTGCTTATATAAAATAGACAATAATTATTGATATGTAAAAATTTATTTAAAAATACAACTATCTACATAAATTATATTTATATAATTATATGTTATCAAGCTGTCTGTTGTATTTAATAAATCATTTTGATAACATATAAAAGTAAGATAAATTTTTCCATCAAATACCTTATAATTATACACAAAATCTCTATATACGTTAAACAGTATAGAGAAAATTTTCATAGAACCATCTTTATAGGGGATACTTTATAAAAGAATAAAAAAATTATAATATATAAAAAACTTCATAGGAGTGTAACAACATCAGTAAAGATATGAAAACACTATATAAAAATTCAAAAATATTAAGAATAATGAAATACTTGAAATTGCTTATATCAAGAAATTTTATATAATATAAACTGGTCAAATATGTTATAATATTAAATTGTGACAAGTTCATGGAGGTGTTTATATGAAAAAACAAAAGTCGCCAATTTTACTTGAAATGCTTGGACTATTTTTTGGTTGTATATCAATGAGTATTGGTATAAATATGTTTTTAAAACCACATACAATTGCTCCTGGAGGACTTAGTGGTCTATCATTAGTACTAAACAAGGTTACAGGACTTCCAGTATCAGCTATCATGTTAATTATAGGTGTCCCATTAGTAATACTTGCTTTTAGAATTATGGGTACAAAAAATTCATTAAAAACTTTATTTGGAACAGTTGTATTTTCAGCTATAGTTCAATTAACAGACCCATTATCAAAACTAAGATTTACTAATGACTTATTATTGTCTTCTATTGCAGGAGGAATCCTAGTTGGTATAGGTTTAGGAATAATGTTTAAATCAGATGCTTCTACTGGAGGAACAGACTTAATTGCACTCATACTTAGTAAGAAATTCCCAGGAATAAAAGCTACAAAATTCATGTCATGCCTAGATGGAATGGTTGTTATATCTTCTGGTATAGTAAATCGTAGTTTAGAAACTGCTCTTTACTCTGGTATAGCACTTTGTGTATTAATAAAAATAGCAGATATGATAATGGAAGGATTTGACCATTCAAAAGCATTTTTTATTATCTCTGATGAGCCTGAAAGTTTAAGACAAGCTATAACTGAAGAACTTGATAGAGGTCTTACTATTCTTGATGGTAAAGGTGGATACACTAGAGAAAATAAAGAAGTTCTATTAGTCGTAGTTTCTAAAAAACAAGAACTTTATCTAAAGAGATTAGTTAAAAGAACTGACCCTACTGCATTTGTTATTGTTACAGATGTACATGAGGTTCTTGGAGAAGGATTTAAAAATTTAGAGAACTAATAAAAATTAATATTTTAAGTATATATACTATTTTAATTAAAATACGATTTATTCAAAAAGAGTGTCTCATAAACTTTTTAGTTCATGAGACACTCTTTTTTGTATAAAATCAAATGCATTTTCAGTATTTTAACAATAAAAACAGGATTATCTATATTTTGAGGCAACCACTTTATTGAAATTTTATTTAGAAAACAATCATTACTAAATAACCAGCATAGATATTAAATGATTATATCTATTGTTTTTTCAATTCATATTGATAACAAGGAACATTTTTTACAGTATTTCCAGTATGAATTTTTTTGATATACTTTCCTGTACATTTAAATCCTAATAAATCTAATGATTTTGTAGAATTTTGGTTTTCTTCATAGGTTATTGCAATTATTTTATTTAAGTTTAGTTCTCTAAATCCATACTGTATTACTCTTTTTGTTATCTCAGTAGCAAAATCATGTCCCCAATAGCTTGGATTTATACATATACCTATTTCTGCTTCTAATGCTTTAGGATTTATATTATTAAACCCCATATTTCCAATAACTTTATTGTCTCTTTTATATACTATAGCAAAGTGGCCAATTTTCCCTTTTTTATATGGATTTAGAAAAAATGATTTTATAAACTTTCTTGTATCTTCTAAAGATTTATGCTCACTAAATGGTAAATGTTTTACTACTATTTTATTTTTATAACAGTCAAAAAAATCTTCAACATCATCTAATGATGCAGGTCTTAGTATACAACTTCTAGTTTCTAAGGTTTTCATTTGAGGATATTCAGAATCAGACATTTCTAATCCCCCTTTATACATTAATCTAAATATACTGTTCATATTTAAAATACGATATTAATTATATAAATGTTCTCAAATTAACCTTATTTTTATTTTTAATAAAAACTAATTACTATATGAATCTTTCAAATTTACAAATTTATCTCTATTTTTATATTAAATTACTTGTGAAATATGTATTCTAAATTATATATTATTAGATATCATGCTTAAAAATTCTTTGGTTGCTAAGGATAAAGATATATCTTTTAAATGGCAATAACCTATATTTCTCTTAGGTATTGGCTCTTTTATATCTAATTTAAACAATTTCTCATTTTCCAAATAATCTATGCTAAATTCTTCTATAACACAAGACACTCCAAGATTTATATACGCAAATTCTAAAAGTAATTCATGAGAACCCAATTCTATATCCGGGTTTAGTTTTATACCTTTTGATAAAAAATATTCATTTACATAAAGTCTTGAATTTGCTTTATTTTCTAGCATTATTAAAGGCAATGTGTTTAATTCTTCCAATGATATTTTCCTACCTTTGTATTCTATGTAATCATTTGCACATACAAATATATCATGTATTTCAATACATTCAACAATATTTAGTGTATCATCTTCTATTGGCATGTTTATAATTGCTATATCTATATTCCCATCTTTGAGTAAAGATATAAGTTCTCTACTCGTTCTATTTATTGTAGATACATGTATATGTGGATACTTCTTATGAAAAATTTCTAAATATTTTAACAAGAAAAAACGTGCAGCTGTATCTCCTACTCCTATTTTCAGAGAACCGTATTCTAATTTTTTAAATTTATTTATTCTATCTTCTCCTGATGATATTAACTTTAATGCAGTAGTGACATGTTCACTTAGAATTTTCCCCTCTGGAGTTAATTTTACTCCCTTATTGTTTCTATAAAATAATAAAGTATCTAATTGTTCTTCTAATTGCTTTATTGACTGGCTTACAGCTGGCTGTGACATAAACAATTCCTTAGCAGCAAGAGAAAAACTCTTATTATTTACAACTGCATTAAAAACCTTATAAAGTTCAAGTTTTATATTCATATATAATTACTCCTTATGTCAAATATTAGTATTATTTATTTTACTTATAATTATATTTGAATTATAATATACATGGTACTAATATGACAATATTAATTCTTTAGGAGGATTTTAGATAATGGATAGATTAGTTGGAACTGTTTCAAGAGGGGTTAGAGCACCTATTATAAGACAAGGAGATGACTTAGTTAAAATAGTTGTTGATTCTGTTTTAAATGCGTCAAAAAGTGAAAACTTTGAAGTTAGGGACAAAGATGTAATTGCCGTTACAGAAGCTGTTGTAGCTAGAGCACAGGGAAATTATGCTCACGTTGACAATATTGCAAAAGATGTAAAAGATAAATTTGGAGATGATACTGTTGGGGTTATATTCCCAATTTTAAGTAGAAA from Clostridioides difficile ATCC 9689 = DSM 1296 includes the following:
- a CDS encoding sensor histidine kinase — protein: MHKPSYKTVFHSYIIFFMIFICLILTVIGIFLSLITIQKPNGEFIRSDWPKKFTENFNEQIVFIDNKPQVKQSGLKKLRENQLWLQILDSSGNRVYGFLEPKEHKDYYSNSELLALANQNNSSNGTVYFNTIKNNKNDYIYIIYFPLNISKVNMFFDGGKFIGGKSIIFSIIGIIFLIILVSGIAYGYWVTKCISNITSAVSDISKRSYLPVNIKGVFADIYNSLNILNEEIHKSDEIQNKTDIMREEWISNITHDLKTPLSPIKGYAELLTDSSTNYSPEKVHKYASIMLKNIEYTNTLINDLKLTYQLKNGIIPLNKNNYDLVRFLKELSIDILNYPEYESNIVEFKSNIDNINFDFDCTLLKRAFSNLIVNAFTYGDKNTKVCVHITLNERIEIIISDNGKGMSREEASNLFNRYYRGSNTKQKIEGTGLGLAITKQIIEVHGGNISVESIPGLGSSFYITFPI
- a CDS encoding YitT family protein, encoding MKKQKSPILLEMLGLFFGCISMSIGINMFLKPHTIAPGGLSGLSLVLNKVTGLPVSAIMLIIGVPLVILAFRIMGTKNSLKTLFGTVVFSAIVQLTDPLSKLRFTNDLLLSSIAGGILVGIGLGIMFKSDASTGGTDLIALILSKKFPGIKATKFMSCLDGMVVISSGIVNRSLETALYSGIALCVLIKIADMIMEGFDHSKAFFIISDEPESLRQAITEELDRGLTILDGKGGYTRENKEVLLVVVSKKQELYLKRLVKRTDPTAFVIVTDVHEVLGEGFKNLEN
- a CDS encoding GNAT family N-acetyltransferase is translated as MSDSEYPQMKTLETRSCILRPASLDDVEDFFDCYKNKIVVKHLPFSEHKSLEDTRKFIKSFFLNPYKKGKIGHFAIVYKRDNKVIGNMGFNNINPKALEAEIGICINPSYWGHDFATEITKRVIQYGFRELNLNKIIAITYEENQNSTKSLDLLGFKCTGKYIKKIHTGNTVKNVPCYQYELKKQ
- a CDS encoding LysR family transcriptional regulator, coding for MNIKLELYKVFNAVVNNKSFSLAAKELFMSQPAVSQSIKQLEEQLDTLLFYRNNKGVKLTPEGKILSEHVTTALKLISSGEDRINKFKKLEYGSLKIGVGDTAARFFLLKYLEIFHKKYPHIHVSTINRTSRELISLLKDGNIDIAIINMPIEDDTLNIVECIEIHDIFVCANDYIEYKGRKISLEELNTLPLIMLENKANSRLYVNEYFLSKGIKLNPDIELGSHELLLEFAYINLGVSCVIEEFSIDYLENEKLFKLDIKEPIPKRNIGYCHLKDISLSLATKEFLSMISNNI